A single Blastopirellula retiformator DNA region contains:
- a CDS encoding 3-keto-disaccharide hydrolase: MFALARLTSLGCLLAIGSVVLAQGANAEEPEVEKLFDGKTLAGWKIADQKSFDRHGEVTVKEGELHLAKGNSATGIYRADQPPKMDYEITLEAKRTAGDDFFCGLTFPIHDQHCTMIIGGWGGGVTGLSNVDDLTAVENGATGYQEFKNDQWYKIKLRVTPEWVTAWVDGDSIFSVSPKEVKFSVWWEQEPMRPLGISTWNTSAAFRKIELKKLK, encoded by the coding sequence ATGTTTGCTCTCGCCAGATTGACCTCGCTTGGTTGTCTTCTTGCGATCGGCAGTGTCGTGCTCGCGCAGGGCGCGAACGCCGAGGAGCCTGAGGTTGAAAAACTGTTTGACGGCAAGACGCTCGCCGGTTGGAAGATCGCCGATCAGAAGTCGTTCGATCGACATGGCGAAGTGACCGTCAAAGAGGGCGAGTTGCATCTGGCGAAGGGAAACTCGGCGACCGGCATCTATCGCGCTGATCAACCGCCGAAGATGGACTACGAGATCACCCTGGAAGCGAAGCGGACTGCCGGCGACGACTTCTTCTGCGGGCTCACCTTTCCGATCCATGACCAGCACTGCACGATGATCATCGGCGGCTGGGGGGGCGGCGTGACGGGATTGTCGAACGTCGACGATCTAACGGCGGTCGAGAATGGCGCTACCGGCTATCAAGAGTTCAAGAACGACCAGTGGTACAAGATCAAGTTGCGGGTCACGCCCGAGTGGGTGACCGCGTGGGTCGATGGGGACTCAATCTTCAGCGTCAGTCCGAAAGAGGTGAAGTTCAGCGTCTGGTGGGAACAAGAGCCGATGCGGCCGCTGGGAATCTCGACCTGGAACACATCGGCGGCATTTCGAAAGATCGAACTGAAGAAGTTGAAGTAG